In a single window of the Pongo abelii isolate AG06213 chromosome 1, NHGRI_mPonAbe1-v2.0_pri, whole genome shotgun sequence genome:
- the LOC129048343 gene encoding alpha-1,3-mannosyl-glycoprotein 4-beta-N-acetylglucosaminyltransferase C-like, with protein MCCPHFSAELHPTPGSMHHCFGKYVTAIISLFLLSFFLHEKIQNAEYKLLLKEKEDIASQIAVKQINSESKNHLRTFKEMQRDFPLLQHASYQFLARAPPQEKRLLTVGIASMQHPRGSYLLDIL; from the exons ATGTGCTGCCCACATTTCTCTGCAGAGCTACATCCAACCCCTGGCAGCATGCACCATTGCTTTGGGAAATATGTCACAGCAATTATATCCTTATTCCTCTTGAGCTTCTTCCTCCATgagaaaatccaaaatgctgaATATAAACTTCTGTTG aaggaaaaggaggacatAGCTTCGCAAATAGCTGTCAAACAAATCAACTCTGAAAGCAAGAACCATCTGCGAACCTTCAAGGAGATGCAGAGAGACTTCCCTCTTCTCCAGCATGCCAGCTACCAATTCCTGGCTAGAGCCCCTCCCCAGGAAAAGA GACTGCTGACCGTGGGGATTGCCTCAATGCAGCATCCTCGTGGGAGCTACCTCTTGGACATCCTGTAG